Genomic window (Longimicrobium sp.):
GCGGCCCGCAGTGCGGCGGTGCCATTGAATCGCAGTGGGGCAGAAAGACGCACAACTGCCCCTGAGGCGGGTTTTGCCCTCCTCCAGGCCCTTGACACCGGCGCGTGCTCATAGAAGGGATGCGCGCCCGGAGGGCCGGGACGGCGCCGCGCGCTCACCGATGCGGCGGACTCTCACGGAAGCCCGGCGCGGCGGCGGCCCGGCGCGGTTGGGCACAGTGGTATCGTGCCCTACCGCGCGCGCAGCCCGGCCCGGAGCGCAGCGGAGGGACACGCCCAAACCCGGCGGTTGGCGGTTCGTGTGAGCCGGTTCGCGAGGATCGAGATGGCACTGTTCAAAGGCAAGGACGACAGCGTGGCGCGAGACAAGGCCGGCTCGGCGCGGGCCGCGGCCAACGAGAGCTCGATGTCGATCATCGGGCCGGGGATGCGCATCACCGGCGACCTGCTGACCGAGGGCACGGTGCGGGTGGAGGGGCGGATCGAGGGTACGGTGCGCGCCGGGAAGGCCGTGGTGATCGGGAAGGAGGGCGAGGTGGTGGGCGACGTGGTCACCCAGGACGCGGTGATCGGCGGGCGCGTGCAGGGCACGGTGATCGCCGAGAGCCGGCTGGAGCTGCAGGCCACCGCGCGGATCGAGGGACAGATCTCCGCGCGGGCGCAGCACCTGGTTCTGGAGGAGGGGTGCCGCTTCAACGGGCAGGTGCAGATGCTGGGCGAGGAGCCCGCGCCGCGCGCCCTTCCCGCCGGTCCGGCCGAGGATACTCCACAGAGCTGGGGGTAGTTTTCCACAATCGCCCAAAGTACGCCCAACCCGTTGCGTTTTCACGGGTTGGGCGTTTTCCACACGCAGAGGGGCGGGTTTTCCACCCGAGTTTTCCACCTGTTTGTGGGAAGGACCCCAACATCGGCCACACATGCGGCTTTCAGAGCTTGTTGACTACCTGGACACCTGGCTGCGCATCCGCGAGGTGCCCGACTGGAGTGGCGCGCTGAACGGGCTGCAGGTGGATTCTCCGCGCGAGATCGGCCGGGTGGCGTGCGCGGTGGACGCGGCGCAGGCGACCGTCGACGCGGCGATCGGCTGGGGCGCGGACCTGCTGCTGGTGCACCATGGCCTGTTCTGGGACGGGAACCGCCCCCTCACCGGCCGCCGCTACCGCCGGCTGAAGGCCATCCTGGACGCGGACCTTGCCGTCTATGCCGCCCACCTCCCGCTCGACATCCATCCGGAGGTCGGCAACAACGCCATCCTGGCGCGGGAGCTGGGGATCGAGCCGCGCGGGAGCTTCGGCGAGTACAAGGGGACGCCGGTGGGCGTGTGGGGCGAGCTGGACGTCACCCGCGACGAGCTGCGCGAGCGGGCGGAGCAGGCGCTGGGCGGGCCGGTGCGGCTGGTGCCCGGCGGGCCGGAGCGGATCCGCCGCGCGGGGGTGATCACCGGCGGCGGCGCGGACGAGATCGCGGCGGCCGCGGCGGCGGGGCTGGACGCGTTCCTGACCGGCGAGGCGCGGCACCACAACTTCTTCGACGCCGAGGAGGGCGGGATCAACCTCCTGCTCGGCGGCCATTACGCGACGGAGACGTGGGGGGTGCGCGCGCTGGCGGCGCACCTGGCGGCGAGGTTCGGGATGGAGTGGACCTTCATCGACCACCCGAGCGGGCTGTGACGGACACTTCTCCTTCTCCGCGGCCTTCCATGACGCGCGTCGAGCGGATCCTGCGGTGGGTGTGGCTGATCAACGGCCTGGTGCTGCTGGCGCTGCTCGTGGCCGGCGGCATCTTCCTGCTGATCGGCGCGCTGGCGGGGCTCGGCGGGGG
Coding sequences:
- a CDS encoding Nif3-like dinuclear metal center hexameric protein, which gives rise to MRLSELVDYLDTWLRIREVPDWSGALNGLQVDSPREIGRVACAVDAAQATVDAAIGWGADLLLVHHGLFWDGNRPLTGRRYRRLKAILDADLAVYAAHLPLDIHPEVGNNAILARELGIEPRGSFGEYKGTPVGVWGELDVTRDELRERAEQALGGPVRLVPGGPERIRRAGVITGGGADEIAAAAAAGLDAFLTGEARHHNFFDAEEGGINLLLGGHYATETWGVRALAAHLAARFGMEWTFIDHPSGL
- a CDS encoding polymer-forming cytoskeletal protein — translated: MALFKGKDDSVARDKAGSARAAANESSMSIIGPGMRITGDLLTEGTVRVEGRIEGTVRAGKAVVIGKEGEVVGDVVTQDAVIGGRVQGTVIAESRLELQATARIEGQISARAQHLVLEEGCRFNGQVQMLGEEPAPRALPAGPAEDTPQSWG